Proteins found in one Amphiprion ocellaris isolate individual 3 ecotype Okinawa chromosome 22, ASM2253959v1, whole genome shotgun sequence genomic segment:
- the LOC111568119 gene encoding myelin-associated glycoprotein-like, with the protein MSSPLTRGVKAVSDIPVTAVLFVFTLRHLNREVFHSIYCGSAEILKLHDYYLAGSLPWQSAHLVMGWMKVLSVNIMTSSMLLSLLFISGTLVYCRFNPTLFITAPKKMEALNGSCLRIPCNFRAEEGKQFDSRRTMFGVWIKNDERFANYPRNVIFNSSKTVNDYPMELIGNLSQGNCTTRFSNLTTIYTDRYFFRIANFPFMATASCEPVWIEIKDSPWSTRINISGELKEKKSVTVSCSAFTPCPHCPPQLTWNLQQNSHSQIEENTDGTFTTKIQQSITLSDSHDGFNINCSATYPVDEGKPRKTKETQQTLSVTYAPKETSACISPSGLVSAGSWVNLTCSSRANPPVSNFTWFLKTEDGPMKVAEGYFYNFNVTHGGVYYCEATNILGNQMSAEILLTVEGDPGSFQWEPILGVIIGIILLICLIVFAWWLKSRHQTQQQSQTGEELVVDEPERKTEEEEEDNIRYGEIDFKQRREPPSGSVKDVQQQQDTVYTEVKVNKSNDATQTDDTPEELYTQVKKK; encoded by the exons ATGAGTTCCCCACTCACAAGAGGAGTGAAAGCTGTTTCTGACATTCCTGTGACCgcagttctgtttgttttcacattaCGACATCTGAACAGGGAAGTGTTTCACTCGATTTATTGCGGCTCCGCTGAAATTCTCAAATTGCATGATTATTACTTAGCAGGTTCTCTTCCGTGGCAGAGTGCTCATCTG GTGATGGGTTGGATGAAAGTCCTGTCGGTGAACATCATgaccagcagcatgttactgagCCTCCTCTTTATTTCAG GCACCCTGGTTTATTGTCGTTTTAATCCTACCCTCTTCATCACTGCACCAAAGAAGATGGAAGCACTGAATGGATCTTGTTTACGAATCCCCTGTAACTTTAGAGCTGAAGAAGGAAAACAGTTTGACAGCAGAAGAACTATGTTTGGAGTTTGGATTAAAAATGACGAACGCTTCGCCAACTATCCACGGAATGTTATTTTCAACAGCAGTAAGACAGTTAACGACTATCCAATGGAATTGATTGGAAACCTGAGTCAGGGAAACTGCACCACTCGGTTTTCTAATTTAACCACAATTTATACAGACAGATATTTCTTCAGAATCGCCAACTTTCCATTCATGGCAACAGCTTCTTGTGAACCTGTTTGGATAGAAATCAAAG ATTCTCCGTGGAGTACCAGAATCAACATCTCAGGTGAACTGAAGGAGAAGAAGTCTGTCACTGTCAGCTGCTCAGCTTTCACTCCCTGTCCACACTGCCCTCCTCAACTCACCTGGAACCTCCAACAAAACTCTCACAGCCAAATAGAGGAAAACACAGATGGAACCTTcacaactaaaatccagcagaGCATCACTCTGTCAGACTCACATGATGGATTCAACATCAACTGCTCTGCCACATATCCTGTGGATGAAGGAAAACCTAGAAagaccaaagagacacaacagactCTCAGTGTTACAT ATGCCCCCAAAGAAACCTCAGCATGCATCAGTCCATCAGGTTTGGTGTCAGCAGGTAGCTGGGTGAACCTGACCTGCTCCAGCAGAGCCAATCCTCCCGTCAGCAACTTCACCTGGTTCTTAAAAACTGAAGATGGACCCATGAAAGTAGCTGAAGGATACTTTTATAACTTTAATGTCACTCATGGAGGAGTTTATTACTGTGAGGCCACAAATATTCTTGGTAATCAGATGTCAGCTGAGATTCTTCTAACTGTTGAAG GAGATCCTGGCTCCTTCCAATGGGAACCAATTCTTGGAGTGATCATTGGGATCATCTTACTCATCTGCTTGATTGTCTTTGCTTG GTGGTTAAAGTCAAGGCATCAAACTCAACAGCAG AGTCAGACCGGTGAAGAGCTGGTTGTTGACgagccagaaagaaaaactgaagaagaagaagaagacaacatCCGTTATGGAGAGATCGACTTCAAGCAGAGACGTGAACCTCCCTCTGGCTCAGTGAAGGACGtccaacagcagcaggacaCAGTGTACACAGAGGTGAAAGTCAACAAGTCAAACGATGCAACACAGACAGACGATACACCAGAGGAACTCTACACtcaagtgaagaaaaaataa